CCCCAATTTGTAGCTGGCTGAACTAAATAATTTATATATTCCAGTTCTAGATTAGCAGACATTTTTTCAATCTCAGGTTTTCCCTCATCAGCATAATAGACGGAAACAAAATTAAAGAAAAACACAACAAAAACCATTAACACAACTGTTATTAATACTAGTGACTTTTTTCTTACTATCATCCTTTTCACCTTTCCCAAATTATTTATCTTTATGTACTCATAAATAAAGGAGTCTACTGACTCCTCAACAGTATTTCTAATATATCCTTTAATGTCTCTTCGGCATATTCCCCTTTTCTATATTTCCTCATAGCAACTATTATATTAGGCTGATTACCTTTAGATATAATATCTTTTATCTTCTTTGGGTGTTCAACAAAACTACCAAGTTCTTTAAAATTCTCATCAAAAAATACAAAAGTAGGTATCTTCACTCTATCTTCTTCACTATATTTAATAAAAAAGTCTTCATTGCCATCTTTTTCTACTATCGAAATATCAATATTATCATTATATTGTCTTATTTTTTCTAAAACAGGTACATTTATCATACAATCTGGACACCATATCTCAGCACAAACAAGAACTTTTATTTTTTTATCAATGCTCTTTACTTTATTTATTAAATCATCATTTA
The sequence above is a segment of the Caloranaerobacter ferrireducens genome. Coding sequences within it:
- a CDS encoding thioredoxin family protein, with product MDASCLYDKGVSFDEFVNKDKDTYREKTLEILNKIKLNDDLINKVKSIDKKIKVLVCAEIWCPDCMINVPVLEKIRQYNDNIDISIVEKDGNEDFFIKYSEEDRVKIPTFVFFDENFKELGSFVEHPKKIKDIISKGNQPNIIVAMRKYRKGEYAEETLKDILEILLRSQ